The following coding sequences are from one Streptomyces sp. NBC_01232 window:
- a CDS encoding DUF192 domain-containing protein gives MAHWHDGRAVLRVGADPTGVPLEIAASYGARTRGLLGRDGIDGAMLLTPAASVHTFRMRFAIDVAYLDRELGVLAVVTMAPGRLGLPRLRSRHVLESAAGAMAGWGLRAGTLLKVDVPGRLTPS, from the coding sequence ATGGCGCACTGGCATGACGGCCGCGCGGTGCTGCGGGTCGGCGCGGACCCCACGGGTGTCCCGCTCGAGATCGCCGCCTCGTACGGGGCACGGACCCGCGGGCTGCTCGGGCGGGACGGGATCGACGGCGCGATGCTGCTGACCCCCGCGGCGAGCGTGCACACCTTCCGGATGCGGTTCGCGATCGACGTGGCGTACCTGGACCGCGAGCTCGGCGTGCTCGCCGTGGTCACGATGGCACCGGGCCGCCTCGGGCTGCCCCGGCTGCGTTCCCGGCACGTCCTGGAGTCTGCGGCGGGCGCCATGGCCGGCTGGGGGCTGCGGGCCGGAACCCTCCTCAAGGTGGACGTACCCGGGCGTCTCACGCCCAGCTAG
- a CDS encoding extracellular solute-binding protein, with translation MRRRIFGTTATTAVLGLLIPLAGCGGSGDSAGGSGTVHLVAAEYGDSPATSSKPYWDKMATDFAKENPGIKLDVKLLPWADIDREVSRMVKAGKAPDVALMGSYSDFAAQGKLYPADELLSVTAEANFLQPLADAGSVDNTLYGLPFVASSRLLFYNEALFAKAGIKEAPKTWSDLETAAKALKSKGVKFPYALPLGPEEAHAEALIWELSNGGGYADSAGNYSLASDQNVDTWGWVKEHLVTTGLTGPTSPSQLNRADAFAAFLRGEVGMVNGYPSLAHEARAKGIGVATTSMPVSDNLGTGEIPPTVGVADWMMAFNQNGKRTEIGKFLDFIYQDKNLSDFADRYHLLPSTVTASRTPAGGGLDKNDTQFLVALRGAQLYPVNDPSWLSVSDTIKRNIGRAVEPAGDPRRVLEDIAAQATQASKKH, from the coding sequence GTGCGACGAAGAATTTTCGGCACGACCGCCACCACGGCCGTGCTCGGTCTGCTGATACCTCTGGCCGGATGTGGTGGCTCCGGCGACAGCGCAGGTGGCAGCGGTACGGTGCACCTGGTCGCCGCCGAATACGGCGACAGCCCGGCCACCAGCTCCAAGCCCTACTGGGACAAGATGGCGACCGATTTCGCCAAGGAGAACCCCGGAATCAAGCTCGACGTCAAGCTCCTGCCGTGGGCCGACATCGACCGCGAGGTCTCCCGTATGGTCAAGGCCGGCAAGGCCCCGGATGTGGCTCTCATGGGCTCGTACTCGGACTTCGCCGCGCAGGGAAAGCTCTATCCGGCGGACGAACTCCTCTCGGTCACCGCCGAGGCGAATTTCCTCCAGCCGCTCGCCGACGCGGGCTCCGTCGACAACACCCTCTACGGCCTGCCCTTCGTGGCGAGCAGCCGCCTCCTCTTCTACAACGAGGCGCTCTTCGCCAAGGCAGGCATCAAGGAGGCGCCCAAGACCTGGTCCGACCTCGAGACCGCCGCCAAGGCGCTCAAGAGCAAGGGCGTGAAGTTCCCGTACGCCCTGCCGCTCGGCCCGGAGGAGGCCCACGCCGAGGCGCTGATCTGGGAGCTGAGCAACGGCGGCGGCTACGCCGACAGCGCCGGCAACTACAGCCTGGCCTCCGACCAGAACGTGGACACCTGGGGCTGGGTCAAGGAGCACCTGGTCACGACCGGGCTCACCGGTCCGACCTCGCCGTCCCAGCTGAACCGCGCCGACGCCTTCGCCGCCTTCCTGCGCGGTGAGGTCGGCATGGTCAACGGCTACCCCTCGCTCGCCCACGAGGCCCGCGCCAAGGGCATCGGCGTCGCCACCACATCCATGCCCGTCTCGGACAACCTCGGCACCGGGGAGATCCCGCCCACCGTCGGTGTGGCCGACTGGATGATGGCCTTCAACCAGAACGGCAAGCGCACCGAGATCGGCAAGTTCCTGGACTTCATCTACCAGGACAAGAACCTGTCGGACTTCGCCGACCGCTACCACCTGCTGCCGTCGACGGTCACCGCCTCGCGCACGCCGGCCGGGGGCGGACTGGACAAGAACGACACGCAGTTCCTGGTCGCGCTGCGCGGCGCCCAGCTCTACCCGGTCAACGACCCGTCCTGGCTGTCGGTCAGCGACACCATCAAGCGCAACATCGGGCGCGCCGTGGAACCGGCCGGCGACCCGAGGCGCGTCCTGGAGGACATCGCCGCCCAGGCCACCCAGGCCTCGAAGAAGCACTGA
- a CDS encoding AI-2E family transporter, whose protein sequence is MANREGWLGRLGNRLNRMEARLNERRAEVEAETSGDLSGRTGPAGAPAATEAPAAVLTVPAPPVVPPAIPAPHPVKPAVPTRPDPASVVPWGMRVAAEASWRLLLLAGMLWVLMKVISEVRLVVLAFAAAMLVTAMLQPFVVRLRRLGLPRGLATAVTAILGFVVIGLVGWFVVWQVMENLDDLSDRVRDGINELKLWALDSPFHVTEKQINDIAKNLSETIGTNTEQITSAGLQGVTVLVEVLTGILLAMFSTLFLLYDGKRIWNWALGLVPAAARAGVAGAGPRAWRTLTAYVRGTVIVALIDAIFIGLGIYFLDVPMAVPLAVFIFLFAFIPLVGAVVSGALAVVVALVTQGVFTALMVLLVVLAVQQIEGHVLQPFILGRAVRVHPLAVVLSVAAGGMIAGIGGAVVAVPLVAVTNTVVGYLKAYSRDQHHLGAGMVGPAPHGSTALNAVPDREGTTTF, encoded by the coding sequence ATGGCGAACAGGGAAGGCTGGCTCGGCCGGCTCGGGAACAGGCTGAACCGGATGGAGGCGCGGCTCAACGAGCGGCGCGCCGAGGTCGAGGCCGAGACCAGTGGCGACCTGTCGGGCCGCACCGGGCCTGCGGGAGCACCGGCGGCGACCGAGGCGCCGGCCGCGGTGCTGACCGTCCCCGCGCCGCCCGTCGTACCGCCCGCGATCCCCGCGCCCCACCCCGTCAAGCCGGCCGTGCCCACGCGCCCCGACCCGGCGAGCGTCGTCCCCTGGGGGATGCGCGTCGCCGCCGAGGCCAGCTGGCGGCTGCTGCTGCTCGCCGGGATGCTCTGGGTGCTGATGAAGGTGATCAGCGAAGTCCGCCTGGTGGTCCTCGCCTTCGCCGCCGCCATGCTCGTCACGGCGATGCTCCAGCCCTTCGTGGTCCGGCTGCGCCGGCTGGGCCTGCCGCGCGGTCTGGCCACGGCCGTCACGGCGATCCTCGGCTTCGTCGTCATCGGGCTCGTCGGCTGGTTCGTGGTCTGGCAGGTCATGGAGAACCTCGACGACCTCTCCGACCGGGTCCGCGACGGCATCAACGAACTCAAGCTCTGGGCACTGGACAGTCCGTTCCACGTGACCGAGAAGCAGATCAACGACATCGCGAAGAACCTCAGCGAGACCATCGGCACCAACACCGAGCAGATCACCTCCGCCGGACTGCAGGGCGTGACGGTGCTCGTCGAGGTCCTGACGGGCATTCTGCTCGCGATGTTCTCCACGCTCTTCCTGCTCTACGACGGCAAGCGCATCTGGAACTGGGCGCTGGGCCTGGTCCCGGCCGCCGCCCGGGCGGGTGTCGCCGGCGCCGGTCCGCGCGCCTGGCGCACGCTGACCGCGTACGTGCGCGGCACGGTCATCGTCGCCCTCATCGACGCCATCTTCATCGGCCTCGGCATCTACTTCCTGGACGTGCCGATGGCGGTGCCGCTGGCCGTCTTCATCTTCCTGTTCGCCTTCATCCCGCTGGTCGGCGCCGTGGTGTCGGGAGCCCTCGCGGTGGTCGTGGCACTCGTGACGCAGGGCGTGTTCACCGCCCTGATGGTGCTGCTGGTGGTGCTGGCGGTGCAGCAGATCGAGGGCCACGTGCTCCAGCCCTTCATCCTGGGCAGGGCGGTACGGGTGCACCCGCTCGCGGTGGTGCTCTCGGTGGCCGCCGGCGGGATGATCGCGGGCATCGGCGGCGCCGTCGTCGCCGTACCGCTGGTGGCCGTCACCAACACGGTGGTGGGATATCTGAAGGCGTACTCGCGCGACCAGCACCACCTCGGAGCCGGAATGGTCGGCCCGGCCCCGCACGGCTCGACTGCCCTGAACGCGGTACCCGACCGCGAGGGCACCACCACGTTCTAG
- a CDS encoding isoprenyl transferase: protein MKLRDLVYRLYARRVEGRLDHDAAPKHIGVILDGNRRWAKASGGTTEQGHQAGADKISEMLGWCTETDVEVVTLWMLSTDNLDRPEVELRPLLNIIENTVRGLAADGRWRVHHVGNLDILPARTQTVLKEAEQATHDAGGPSRTGGNGRGILVNVAVGYGGRQEIADAVRSLLLEHSRKGTSFEELAEILDIDHIAEHLYTRGQPDPDLVIRTSGEQRLSGFMLWQSAHSEYYFCDVFWPAFRKVDFLRALRDYAARHRRYGT from the coding sequence GTGAAGCTGCGCGACCTGGTGTACAGGCTTTACGCACGCCGGGTGGAAGGCCGCCTCGACCATGATGCGGCGCCCAAGCACATCGGCGTCATCCTGGACGGCAACCGCCGCTGGGCGAAGGCGTCCGGAGGGACGACGGAGCAGGGCCACCAGGCCGGGGCCGACAAGATCTCCGAGATGCTGGGCTGGTGCACCGAGACGGACGTCGAGGTCGTCACCCTGTGGATGCTCTCCACGGACAACCTGGACCGCCCCGAGGTCGAGCTCCGTCCGCTGCTCAACATCATCGAGAACACGGTGCGGGGCCTCGCCGCGGACGGCCGCTGGCGCGTCCACCACGTCGGCAACCTCGACATCCTGCCCGCCCGGACGCAGACCGTGCTCAAGGAGGCCGAGCAGGCCACCCACGATGCCGGGGGCCCCTCCCGTACCGGAGGCAACGGGCGAGGGATACTCGTCAACGTCGCCGTCGGCTACGGCGGCCGCCAGGAGATCGCCGACGCGGTCCGCTCGCTGCTCCTGGAGCACTCGCGCAAGGGCACCTCGTTCGAGGAGCTCGCCGAGATCCTCGACATCGACCACATCGCCGAGCACCTCTACACGCGCGGCCAGCCCGACCCGGACCTCGTCATCCGCACCAGCGGCGAGCAGCGGCTGTCCGGATTCATGTTGTGGCAGAGCGCGCACAGCGAGTACTACTTCTGCGACGTGTTCTGGCCCGCCTTCCGCAAGGTCGACTTCCTGCGTGCCCTGCGCGACTACGCGGCCCGCCACCGGCGCTACGGCACCTGA
- a CDS encoding alkyl hydroperoxide reductase — MSLDSLKSAIPDFAKDLKLNLGSVIGNSDLPQQQLWGTVLSCAIAARSARVLRELEPEAKANLSPEAYTAAKSAAAVMAMNNVFYRTRHLLSDPEYGTLRAGLRMNVIGNPGVEKVDFELWSLAVSAINGCGQCLDSHEQVLRKAGVDRETIQEAFKIASVIQAVAVTLDAEAALAAE; from the coding sequence ATGTCCCTCGACTCCCTGAAGTCGGCCATACCGGACTTCGCCAAGGACCTGAAGCTGAACCTCGGTTCGGTCATCGGCAACAGCGACCTCCCGCAGCAGCAGCTGTGGGGCACGGTCCTGTCCTGCGCGATCGCCGCCCGTTCCGCTCGTGTCCTGCGTGAGCTGGAGCCCGAGGCGAAGGCGAACCTCTCGCCGGAGGCGTACACCGCCGCCAAGTCCGCCGCCGCGGTCATGGCGATGAACAACGTCTTCTACCGCACCCGGCACCTGCTCTCCGACCCGGAGTACGGCACGCTGCGCGCGGGCCTGCGGATGAACGTCATCGGCAACCCGGGCGTGGAGAAGGTCGACTTCGAGCTGTGGTCGCTCGCGGTCTCCGCGATCAACGGCTGCGGCCAGTGCCTGGACTCGCACGAGCAGGTCCTGCGCAAGGCGGGCGTCGACCGCGAGACGATCCAGGAGGCCTTCAAGATCGCCTCGGTGATCCAGGCCGTCGCCGTCACCCTCGACGCCGAGGCCGCCCTCGCCGCCGAGTAA
- a CDS encoding A24 family peptidase: MGALVIVLAAGYGVAAGLLLPRPAYRLSVEPGDPWQGHCPQGHRLAGRLGGWLGPARCRPRTEPRPAPPHAYGRRAAPLAALTAGVCALLAAAVGARPELVAYVGLAPLLVLLALVDRTVHRLPDVLTLPLAAAVAALLGAAALAPGSAGSWRLALLGGGALGAAYLLLHLINPAGMGFGDVKLALSLGVALGWYGWGVWSAGAFLGLLYGALYGLHLVLRGPEMRHQGYAFGPFMAAGALTGVLLGGFGA, encoded by the coding sequence ATGGGTGCGCTCGTGATCGTTCTCGCCGCCGGGTACGGCGTGGCCGCCGGGCTCCTGCTGCCACGGCCCGCCTACCGCCTCTCCGTGGAGCCGGGGGACCCCTGGCAGGGCCACTGCCCGCAGGGGCACCGGCTCGCGGGACGGCTGGGGGGCTGGCTCGGCCCGGCCCGCTGCCGGCCGCGGACGGAGCCGAGGCCCGCGCCCCCGCACGCGTACGGGCGGCGGGCCGCGCCCCTGGCCGCGCTCACCGCAGGGGTGTGCGCCCTGCTCGCGGCGGCCGTCGGGGCGCGCCCCGAGCTGGTCGCCTACGTGGGCCTCGCGCCGCTGCTCGTGCTGCTCGCCCTCGTCGACCGCACCGTGCACCGGCTGCCCGACGTACTGACCCTGCCGCTCGCTGCTGCTGTCGCCGCGCTGCTCGGGGCGGCCGCCCTCGCGCCGGGCTCCGCCGGGTCCTGGCGGCTCGCGCTGCTGGGCGGCGGCGCGCTCGGAGCGGCGTACCTGCTGCTCCATCTGATCAACCCGGCAGGCATGGGTTTCGGCGACGTCAAGCTGGCGCTCTCGCTGGGGGTCGCTCTTGGGTGGTACGGGTGGGGGGTATGGTCCGCCGGGGCCTTCCTCGGCCTCCTCTACGGGGCCCTCTACGGGCTCCACCTGGTGCTGCGCGGCCCCGAAATGCGCCATCAGGGCTATGCGTTCGGCCCCTTCATGGCCGCCGGAGCACTCACCGGAGTGCTGCTGGGCGGTTTCGGAGCGTAA
- a CDS encoding SMI1/KNR4 family protein, translating into MTENARIKALEQIMPATHGADEDIDWPAVEALWGTRFPADFVAFMGRFGAGSINGEASILLPLAKPGLQWDPAGMAEETDNARQTWEAEGGRSAFDVDPESIIAWGVTGGSDILCWLTSDPDPDQWPVLVCGRHTADSFAVYPYGMAEFLYRLCSDEFDVSPVSITFWDGGHLSFVHWRKAQRRWQEGRNPETGEPDPYAGEFAD; encoded by the coding sequence ATGACGGAGAACGCGCGGATCAAGGCGCTGGAGCAGATCATGCCGGCGACGCACGGCGCCGACGAGGACATCGACTGGCCGGCCGTGGAGGCCCTCTGGGGGACCCGGTTCCCGGCCGATTTCGTCGCCTTCATGGGCCGCTTCGGCGCGGGCTCCATCAACGGCGAGGCGAGCATCCTGCTGCCGCTGGCCAAGCCCGGACTCCAGTGGGACCCGGCCGGGATGGCCGAGGAGACCGACAACGCCAGGCAGACCTGGGAGGCGGAGGGCGGCCGCTCGGCCTTCGACGTGGACCCGGAGTCGATCATCGCCTGGGGCGTCACCGGCGGGTCGGACATCCTGTGCTGGCTCACCTCCGACCCCGACCCCGACCAGTGGCCGGTCCTGGTCTGCGGGCGGCACACCGCCGACTCCTTCGCCGTGTACCCGTACGGCATGGCGGAATTCCTCTACCGGCTCTGCTCCGACGAGTTCGACGTGAGCCCCGTCAGCATCACCTTCTGGGACGGCGGCCACCTCAGCTTCGTGCACTGGCGCAAGGCCCAGAGGCGCTGGCAGGAGGGCCGCAACCCGGAGACGGGCGAGCCCGACCCGTACGCCGGCGAGTTCGCCGACTAG
- a CDS encoding nuclear transport factor 2 family protein, with product MAIAPARLSDPVVGALVAAVNAHDKDAFLAVLTADATMSDDGSDRDLHEWIDREIFDSGGHMDVQSESDGGRTLLVSYRNDTWGEMRTTWRFVIAPGGGRISRFETGQA from the coding sequence GTGGCCATCGCCCCCGCCAGACTGTCCGACCCGGTGGTCGGCGCCCTCGTCGCCGCCGTCAACGCGCACGACAAGGACGCCTTCCTCGCGGTCCTGACCGCCGACGCGACCATGTCCGACGACGGCTCCGACCGCGACCTGCACGAGTGGATCGACCGCGAGATCTTCGACTCCGGCGGCCACATGGACGTCCAGTCCGAGTCCGACGGCGGCCGCACCCTGCTCGTCAGCTACCGCAACGACACCTGGGGCGAGATGCGCACCACCTGGCGCTTCGTCATCGCTCCCGGCGGCGGCCGGATCAGCCGCTTCGAGACCGGTCAGGCCTGA
- a CDS encoding transglycosylase SLT domain-containing protein, translating into MSRISVRGFAVASATAVTTVGAVVGVATGDPTNDLETTASGATLLADIPVGDQAQVQSASLTQQAEAIAHSADADAKRSIEEAARVQAAEDAKSKKAEAEKEKAEADAKAKREREEKEQAASRSARDAGDFALQSSYTVAQVKAIAQQMVPAGQFQCFSNIINQESTWNYLAVNKSSGAYGLVQALPGSKMASAGADWRTNPATQIKWGLNYMEDRYGSPCAAWSFHQNNGWY; encoded by the coding sequence GTGAGCCGGATCTCGGTCCGGGGGTTCGCCGTGGCTTCGGCCACCGCGGTCACCACCGTCGGCGCAGTCGTGGGCGTTGCCACCGGCGACCCCACGAACGATCTCGAGACGACCGCGTCCGGCGCGACTCTCCTTGCCGACATCCCGGTCGGCGACCAGGCACAGGTCCAGAGCGCGTCCCTGACGCAGCAGGCCGAAGCCATCGCCCACTCCGCCGATGCCGACGCCAAGCGTTCCATCGAGGAGGCGGCCCGCGTCCAGGCCGCCGAGGACGCCAAGTCCAAGAAGGCGGAGGCCGAGAAGGAGAAGGCCGAGGCCGACGCCAAGGCGAAGAGGGAACGCGAGGAGAAGGAGCAGGCCGCCAGCCGCTCCGCCCGTGACGCCGGGGACTTCGCGCTCCAGAGCTCCTACACGGTCGCGCAGGTCAAGGCCATCGCTCAGCAGATGGTCCCGGCCGGCCAGTTCCAGTGCTTCTCGAACATCATCAACCAGGAATCCACCTGGAACTACCTGGCCGTGAACAAGTCCTCGGGCGCGTACGGTCTGGTCCAGGCACTCCCCGGTTCGAAGATGGCCTCGGCCGGCGCGGACTGGCGCACCAACCCCGCCACGCAGATCAAGTGGGGCCTGAACTACATGGAAGACCGCTACGGCAGCCCCTGCGCCGCCTGGAGCTTCCACCAGAACAACGGCTGGTACTGA
- a CDS encoding PhoH family protein codes for MVTSTKSRLPDRRTYVLDTSVLLADPNAISRFDEHEVVLPIVVITELEAKRHHPELGYFARQALRLLDDFRVRNGRLDAPIPLGDIGGTLRVELNHSDPSVLPAGFRLGDNDSRILAVARNLQAEGYDVTVVSKDLPLRIKASSVGLIAEEYRAELAITDAGWTGMSEIGLSGEQVDLLFSEDRLYVPEAAELPVHTGLVLQSERGKALGRVTADGNVKLVRGDREAFGLHGRSAEQRIALDLLLDPEIGIISMGGRAGTGKSALALCAGLEAVLERRQHQKVMVFRPLYAVGGQDLGYLPGDASEKMSPWAQAVFDTLSAVAGREVIEEVLNRGMLEVLPLTHIRGRSLHDAFVIVDEAQSLERNVLLTVLSRIGANSRVVLTHDVAQRDNLRVGRYDGVVAVVEKLKGHPLFAHITLTRSERSPIAALVTEMLENL; via the coding sequence GTGGTGACCAGCACTAAGAGCCGCCTGCCCGACAGGCGGACCTACGTCCTCGACACCAGCGTCCTGCTGGCAGACCCCAACGCGATCTCCCGCTTCGACGAGCACGAGGTCGTGCTCCCGATCGTGGTGATCACCGAGCTGGAGGCAAAGAGGCACCATCCCGAACTCGGCTACTTCGCGCGCCAGGCCCTGCGCCTGCTCGACGACTTCCGGGTTCGAAACGGTCGCCTGGACGCCCCCATCCCGCTGGGCGATATCGGTGGCACCCTGCGTGTCGAGCTCAACCACTCCGACCCGAGCGTCCTGCCCGCCGGCTTCCGGTTGGGGGACAACGACTCGCGGATCCTCGCGGTCGCCCGCAACCTGCAGGCCGAGGGCTACGACGTCACGGTGGTGTCGAAGGATCTCCCACTGCGCATCAAGGCCTCCTCCGTGGGGCTGATCGCCGAGGAGTACCGCGCCGAGCTCGCGATCACCGATGCCGGCTGGACCGGTATGAGCGAGATCGGCCTCTCCGGGGAGCAGGTGGACCTCCTCTTCTCGGAGGACCGCCTCTACGTGCCGGAGGCCGCGGAACTGCCCGTGCACACCGGACTGGTCCTGCAGTCCGAACGCGGCAAGGCGCTGGGCCGGGTCACGGCGGACGGCAACGTGAAGCTCGTACGCGGTGACCGCGAGGCCTTCGGGCTGCACGGCCGCAGCGCCGAGCAGCGCATCGCGCTGGACCTCCTCCTCGATCCCGAGATCGGGATCATCTCGATGGGCGGCCGGGCCGGCACCGGAAAATCGGCGCTCGCGCTCTGCGCGGGGCTGGAGGCGGTGCTGGAGCGGAGGCAGCATCAGAAGGTGATGGTCTTCCGGCCGCTGTACGCGGTGGGCGGTCAGGACCTCGGCTATCTGCCCGGAGACGCCTCCGAGAAGATGAGCCCCTGGGCGCAGGCGGTCTTCGACACCCTCTCGGCGGTCGCCGGGCGCGAGGTCATCGAGGAGGTGCTGAACCGCGGGATGCTGGAGGTCCTGCCGCTCACGCACATCCGCGGCCGCTCGCTGCACGACGCCTTCGTGATCGTGGACGAGGCGCAGTCGCTGGAGCGCAATGTCCTGCTGACCGTTCTGTCCCGTATCGGGGCCAATTCGCGGGTCGTTCTGACCCACGATGTCGCCCAGCGGGACAATCTGCGGGTCGGCCGGTACGACGGAGTGGTCGCCGTGGTCGAGAAGTTGAAGGGCCACCCGCTCTTCGCCCACATCACGCTGACGCGTTCCGAGCGGTCCCCGATCGCCGCTCTGGTCACCGAGATGCTCGAGAACCTCTGA
- a CDS encoding peroxiredoxin, whose translation MLTVGDKFPAFDLTACVSLEAGSEFAQIDHKTYEGKWKVIFAWPLDFTFVCPTEIAAFGKLNEEFADRDAQVLGFSLDSEYVHHAWRKDHADLRDLPFPMMSDIKRELSAELGILGEDGLPMRAVFIVDQNNEIQFSMVTAGSVGRNPKEVLRVLDALQTDELCPCNWNKGDSTIDAGALLAGE comes from the coding sequence GTGCTCACTGTTGGTGACAAGTTCCCCGCCTTCGACCTGACCGCTTGCGTCTCGCTCGAGGCCGGTTCCGAGTTCGCGCAGATCGACCACAAGACCTACGAGGGCAAGTGGAAGGTCATCTTCGCGTGGCCGCTGGACTTCACCTTCGTGTGCCCGACCGAGATCGCCGCCTTCGGCAAGCTGAACGAGGAGTTCGCCGACCGCGACGCACAGGTCCTCGGCTTCTCGCTCGACTCCGAGTACGTGCACCACGCCTGGCGCAAGGACCACGCCGACCTGCGTGACCTGCCCTTCCCGATGATGTCCGACATCAAGCGCGAGCTGTCGGCCGAGCTGGGCATCCTGGGCGAGGACGGCCTGCCGATGCGCGCCGTCTTCATCGTGGACCAGAACAACGAGATCCAGTTCTCGATGGTGACCGCCGGTTCCGTGGGCCGTAACCCCAAGGAGGTCCTGCGGGTCCTCGACGCCCTGCAGACCGACGAGCTGTGCCCGTGCAACTGGAACAAGGGCGACAGCACCATCGACGCCGGCGCGCTGCTGGCCGGTGAGTGA
- the mgrA gene encoding L-glyceraldehyde 3-phosphate reductase: MTDTNPYRAEPSRYDSMEYRRTGHSGLKLPAVSLGLWHNFGDDRTLESQRAILRRAFDLGITHFDLANNYGPPPGSAELNFGKIFAQDFASHRDELILSTKAGYLMHPGPYGEWGSRKYLLSSLDASLARMGVDYVDIFYSHRFDPETPLEETMGALASAVQQGKALYVGVSSYTAEQTAEAVRILRGMGVRPLIHQPSYSMINRWTEEDGLLDTLEDAGMGCISFAPLAQGMLTGKYLKGIPADSRAAQGKSLNPDLLSEEVLRRLTGLNEIAARRGQSLAQLALKWVLRDDRMTSALIGASSVPQLEENVAALASAPLSEAELKEIDSLAVSTPGTNIWAQRG; this comes from the coding sequence GTGACTGATACCAATCCCTATCGGGCAGAGCCCTCACGCTACGACTCCATGGAGTACCGGCGCACCGGCCACAGTGGCCTCAAGCTCCCCGCCGTCTCCCTCGGCCTCTGGCACAACTTCGGCGACGACAGAACGCTGGAGTCCCAGCGGGCGATCCTCCGCCGGGCCTTCGACCTCGGCATCACCCACTTCGACCTGGCGAACAACTACGGTCCGCCCCCCGGCTCGGCCGAGCTGAACTTCGGCAAGATCTTCGCGCAGGACTTCGCGTCCCACCGCGACGAGCTGATCCTCTCGACCAAGGCCGGCTACTTGATGCACCCGGGCCCCTACGGCGAGTGGGGCAGCCGCAAGTACCTGCTCAGCTCGCTCGACGCCTCGCTGGCGCGGATGGGCGTGGACTACGTCGACATCTTCTACTCGCACCGCTTCGACCCGGAGACCCCGCTCGAGGAGACCATGGGCGCCCTCGCGTCCGCGGTCCAGCAGGGCAAGGCCCTCTACGTGGGCGTCTCCTCCTACACGGCGGAGCAGACGGCCGAGGCCGTGCGGATCCTGCGCGGGATGGGCGTGCGCCCGCTCATCCACCAGCCCTCGTACTCCATGATCAACCGCTGGACGGAGGAGGACGGGCTGCTGGACACCCTGGAGGACGCCGGCATGGGGTGCATCTCCTTCGCGCCGCTCGCGCAGGGCATGCTCACCGGCAAGTACCTGAAGGGGATCCCGGCGGACTCGCGCGCCGCCCAGGGCAAGTCCCTGAACCCGGACCTGCTCTCGGAGGAGGTGCTCCGCCGGCTCACCGGGCTGAACGAGATCGCGGCCCGCCGCGGACAGTCCCTCGCCCAGCTGGCGCTCAAGTGGGTGCTCCGGGACGACCGGATGACATCGGCGCTGATCGGCGCTTCGAGCGTGCCGCAACTGGAGGAGAACGTGGCCGCGCTGGCGTCCGCGCCGCTCTCCGAGGCCGAGTTGAAGGAGATCGACTCGCTGGCCGTCTCCACCCCCGGCACCAACATCTGGGCCCAACGCGGCTGA